CCTTGCTCCGAAATCCCCCCTGCGCTTGCACGAACCCTGGCTGTTCTTGCTGGAACTTGTTGTGTTTGGTCTTGCCACCTGGGCGTTGTACAACACAGGCAAGGTCGATTTGACCGTCGTATTTGGCGGAATCTATATTCTCAACAAAATTTTGATGGTAATTTGGAGGCAATAATGAACAAAAGAAATTTGCTCGCGTTTTTCGGTTTTCTCTATGTTGTAGTTTGGGTGATCGGACTTTTGATACCCACAGGGACGCTTTCGCCATCCATGTCCAATGCGGAGATTCAGCAGGTTTTGGTTTCCCATCAACTTGCACGGTGGATACAAATCTATCTCATTGATGGCATTGCAGGCGTTTCTGTCCTTCTCTTTGGCGTGATGGCCGCGAGTTTTTTTCAGCTCGCCGAAGAAAAGAAACTTGCTTGGGTTGTTTTGGGCGCAGGGATCGCCGCAGGTACCATCTCGCTGGTGCAGGCGGGTGTTCAGCTAACTCTCGTCAACTCTGACCTGTTAGCTTCGGCGGAAACTCCCTTCCGTACGTTACTGGTGCTGGTGAACCAAATTGATACGTTCAAGTTGATGGCATTGGCATTGCTCAGCGTATCCACATCCAGCCTTGGTTTGCGCACCCACCTCATCCCGGCCTGGATTAACTGGCTCGGGATCATCCTCTCCATCGCTCTCTTGCTCGGTGGACTTAGTTTCGTCTTCGCCAGCTCCATGCTGACCGCAATTCTGTTTGCTTCACTGCCGATGTTGCTTGTGTGGGTAGGCGCGGTCAGCGCGACTGAGTGGGACAGGTAAAATAAAGCGAGAGGAATTCCATAATGCAAAGAATAAATCAGAACACCGC
This portion of the Anaerolineales bacterium genome encodes:
- a CDS encoding YrdB family protein codes for the protein MEVLKLINIGLRFLLELCILAIFGYWGFTTGSNIFMKFVLGLGAPILFAVVWGTFLAPKSPLRLHEPWLFLLELVVFGLATWALYNTGKVDLTVVFGGIYILNKILMVIWRQ